In Solanum pennellii chromosome 7, SPENNV200, the following are encoded in one genomic region:
- the LOC107025524 gene encoding defensin-like protein, which yields MGQSMHLFATFFLVAMLLLSNDMGPMSGGVEARTCESQSHSFKGPCSRDSNCATVCQTEGFIGGDCRGLRRQCFCTTDC from the exons ATGGGACAATCTATGCATTTGTTTGCAACTTTCTTCCTTGTAGCAATGCTGCTTTTGTCCAATG ATATGGGACCTATGAGCGGTGGTGTAGAGGCAAGAACTTGCGAGTCACAGAGCCACAGTTTCAAGGGGCCATGTAGTAGGGATAGCAACTGCGCTACCGTTTGCCAGACGGAAGGATTCATTGGCGGCGATTGCCGTGGCCTTCGCCGCCAATGTTTCTGTACTACAGACTGTTAG
- the LOC107025619 gene encoding defensin-like protein: MAHSMRLFATFFLVAMLLLSTEMGPISSAEARTCESQSNSFKGTCVRDSNCATVCQTEGFIGGNCRGFRRRCFCTRNC; this comes from the exons ATGGCACACTCTATGCGTTTGTTTGCAACTTTCTTCCTTGTAGCAATGCTGCTTTTATCCACTG AGATGGGACCAATTAGCAGTGCAGAGGCAAGAACTTGTGAGTCACAGAGCAACAGTTTCAAGGGGACATGTGTTAGGGACAGCAACTGCGCCACCGTTTGCCAGACTGAAGGCTTCATCGGCGGCAACTGTCGTGGCTTCCGTCGCCGTTGCTTTTGCACCAGAAACTGTTAG